The segment CGTCGACCTCGCCCAGGTGCAGGTCCAGCACGATCCCGTCCGGCCGGGCGGCCCGGACCGCGCTGAGCGCGGCCGCGCCGTCGTGGGTCTCCACCACCCGGTCGGAGATCTCGTGCAGCAGCGGGCGCAGCACGTCCCGGAACACCGGGTCGTCGTCGACGGCCACCAGCACCGCCCACCGGGCGCCGGTCGGCGGCGCGGGGTGCGCGGGCAGCCGGACGGTGATCGCGGTGCCCCGCCCGGGAGCGCTGTCCAGGTGCAGCGTGCCGCCGAGGATCTCGGCCAGCCGGCGGGCGTACGGCAGGCCCAGTCCGGTGCCGCGGCGCCCGCGCTGGTGCGGGCCCTTCACCTGGTAGAACTCCTCGAAGACCCGTTCGTGCTGGTCGGGCGGGATGCCGACCCCGGTGTCGGTGACGGTCAGCACCAGGACCGGGCCGCCTCCCGGGGCCTGCTCGATCCGGGTGTCCAGCCGCACCGACCCGTGCTCGGTGAACTTCAGCGCGTTGGACAGCAGGTTGCGCAGGATCCGCACCAGCATCGTCTCGTCGCCGAGCAGCGGCTCCGCGCCGGCCGGCGCCGGACCGATCCGCAGCGCCACGCCGGGACGGGCCAGGCCGCGCAGCGTGCCGTCCAGGTGCGCCAGGACGGCGCGCAGGTCCAGCGCCGCCCACTGCGGATCGAGGGTGCCGGACTCCGCCTTCGCCACGTCCAGCAGCTCGTCCACCAGGGCGAGCAGGGTGCGGCCGGAGTCGGCGATCAGCGACAGCTGCCGGGCCCGCTCCTCGGGCGGGGCGTCGGTGTCGGTGCGCAGCAGCTCGGCCAGGCCCACCACCGCGTTGACGGGCGTGCGCAGCTCGTGGCTGACGTTCGCCCAGAACCTGCTCTTGGCCTCGCTGGCCTCGCGCAACTGCCGTGACTTCTCGTCGAGTTCGGCGTACAGGGCGACCACGCCCCGGTTGGTCTCCTCCAGTTCCTCCGACAGCTCCGAGTACAGCGCCAGGACACCCCGGTTGGTCTCCTCCAACTCGCTGTTCAGGCGGCGCAGTTCCTCGCGCTGGGCGCGGGTCTGCTCCAGTGCGGCTATCAGGTCGCGGGTCTGCGCCCGGGAGTCCTCCAGGGCGCTGGGGCCGGTGTGCTCGGCGAGCAGGCGGCGGGCCCGGTCGACCGGGTCCGGGTCCGGGGCGGGCCCGAGCCGCTGCTCGATCCGGACCAGGCCGCCGGCCCCGGTGTGCTCGTGGTGGGTGGACAGCAGTCGGCCGGACGCCTCCAGCGCCTCCGCCGACAGCCGGTGCCCGCCCCGCCAGGTCAGGGTGACCCGCAGGGCGTCCGGCAGCCCCGGCCGGAGGTCGAACACGGCGGCCAGCCGGTCGGCGCCGAGCAGGCCGCGGCCGAGTTCGCTCAGCGCGGTGGCCAGCCGGACGGCGTCCTGGCCGTCCGCGCCGAGCAGGTCGGCGACGGCCCGGGCGCTGCGGCGCAGCGCGAAGGTGTCCTGGACGGTGCCCACGGACGCGTTGCCCAGGTGCACGGGCGGCTGCGGTGCGCCGCGGTCGGCCGGTGCGCCGTGGTCGGTCGGTGCGTTCACCAGGAGCCCTTCGCCACTACCACGCCCGCGTCGTCCCG is part of the Kitasatospora cineracea genome and harbors:
- a CDS encoding ATP-binding protein codes for the protein MHLGNASVGTVQDTFALRRSARAVADLLGADGQDAVRLATALSELGRGLLGADRLAAVFDLRPGLPDALRVTLTWRGGHRLSAEALEASGRLLSTHHEHTGAGGLVRIEQRLGPAPDPDPVDRARRLLAEHTGPSALEDSRAQTRDLIAALEQTRAQREELRRLNSELEETNRGVLALYSELSEELEETNRGVVALYAELDEKSRQLREASEAKSRFWANVSHELRTPVNAVVGLAELLRTDTDAPPEERARQLSLIADSGRTLLALVDELLDVAKAESGTLDPQWAALDLRAVLAHLDGTLRGLARPGVALRIGPAPAGAEPLLGDETMLVRILRNLLSNALKFTEHGSVRLDTRIEQAPGGGPVLVLTVTDTGVGIPPDQHERVFEEFYQVKGPHQRGRRGTGLGLPYARRLAEILGGTLHLDSAPGRGTAITVRLPAHPAPPTGARWAVLVAVDDDPVFRDVLRPLLHEISDRVVETHDGAAALSAVRAARPDGIVLDLHLGEVDGYRVLADLRADPALREIPVVILTSASLGTADRARLAHARAVLPKSGLTAARIAAALSAPRPAAPRRPLPPQDGS